The Paenibacillus sp. FSL R7-0345 DNA segment TTGCGCTGCAATGGACCCTGCGCGACAGCAGGGTGACCTCGGCATTGATCGGCGCCAGCCGGATCAGCCAGATCGAGGAGAACATTGCCTGCCTGTCCCATCCGGAATTCTCGCAGGAGGAGCTGGACCGGATCGAAACGATCCTGAAGACCGAAAGTGAGGTTTAAGGAGCTGGCGGTGGAGTTAGTGCGTTCTTTCAAAGTTTAGCTGAGAAGCGGGGAGCCCGGCAGCTAGGTGGATTTTCGTCATTTAATTTCGCCATTATCCAACTTTTTTAAAGATTAGTTTGAAAATCGCAGCTTATTTTAGACTGCAACCGCTGTTTGGAGCGAAATGGGCATAATTAAGTAGCGTTTTTCCAACTGGATTCTTTGCGGCAGTGGTTTACCCGGAATTAGTTGTCGATTTTCCACTTAGCTTGTTTAGCGAGACCTGTATGGTTCATTTGTAAGATCCATAATCAAAAGATGCAGCAGAGAGCACCCCCGACAGCCCGTTTCCGGAAAGGAGACGGGCTGTTGCTTTACATAAAGATAAGGCTCGCGGATAAGCATAAGTAGCGGTATCGCATGAGATGCGCATCCCGCAAGCAATGATGCGGTTACTTCTCCCCGTGTCTGGCTGTTGTCAGACGGTAGGCGGTCGGGGACTGGGCGCAGAACCGCTTGAACTGGCGGGAGAAATACAACGCATCGGTCAGCCCCACGGAAGCAGCTACCTGCTCAACGGACAGCTCGGGGCGCTCACGCAGCAGCTGGCGTGACTTCTCAATGCGCAGCTTGAGCAGGTAAGTAACCGGCGAGAGGCCGGTTTCCTGCTTGAAAATCCGTGACAGGTAGGCCCGGTTGTAACCGAGGCTGCCGCACATCTGTTCAATCGATACCGGGTGGGCATACTGGGAGGCCATATAATGGATCATCTGCTTCACTGTTCGTTTGATCTGGGATTCCGCTCCCGGGAGCCGCGATGCCGAGAGATGCCGTTCCGTTGCTTCACCTAGGACCAGATACAAATAGCCGAGCGAGGTGAGATGGGCACTCTCCTTGTTGGCATAAAAGACCTGCATCATCCCAGAGAGAGCGCCGGGAATAACAGTGCCCTCCGCGGTGCCGAGCACGGGCTGCTGCGGAGCAAATCCGGCCTGCAGCACGAGTCCGTCTGCGTCAGCCCCGGTAAAAGCCGCCCAGCGGTACCGCCAGGGCTGCTGTCCGTCCGAGACGTAGCTGACAAGCTGGCCGGGATGGATCAGGAAACAATCTCCCGGACCAAGCGCATACTTGCGGTGCTCGGTTGTGAACAGCCCATAGCCGGATTCAATGAAGTGAAGCAGATAATAATCGTAGATTTTGGGTCCGGCCTGATGGACCGGCAGGGTCTGGCTCTCGCCGGCAAACAACACATGCAGATTCTGCTTATCGTAATATACAGGGTTCGATCCTACGGAATAGGTATGTTCCACGCTGACAGATCCTTTCCTTGAGTTAACGCTGTCAATGCCCTGCGCGCAGGGAGGCGACTTCAGAACCTGAAGCCCGGCCTGATCAAAGTATAACGTGCGAAGTCACATTTATCCATACATTACACACATGATTGCATTATCAGGGCAAGTCTGATTTTATTATAATGTAACCATAAAGAACATAAGCAACTGAACTTAAGAACAAAGAGTGAAACCAGCGAAAGGATGGAGTGGCATTAATGAGCATACAGGAACTTAACAGCAAATTTATCGAGCAATACGGGGAGAGCACGGAGGAGGCGCGTGTATTCTACGCTCCGGGCCGTGTGAATCTGATCGGCGAGCATCTGGACTACAACGGCGGTTATGTGTTCCCGGCAGCACTGGATTTCGGAACAACCCTGATCGTGCGCCCGCGCAGCGACAGCAAGGTGCAGTTCGCTTCCACGAACTTCCCTTACACAGCATCCATTGACTACAGTGAAATCGGCAAAGCCAAAACCGGCGAATGGGTCGACTACCCTGTCGGCGTTCTGGTTGAGCTGGCCAAGAAGGATCTTCCGCTCTCCGGCGGCTACGATCTGCTGTTCCACGGTGAAATCCCGAACGGCTCCGGCCTTTCATCCTCCGCTTCCATCGAAGTAGTTACAGGTTATGCTTTCCTGTCCCTGCTGGGCGGAGATACCGATACAGTGGAAATTGCCCTCCTGTCCCAGCGTGCCGAGAACCAGTACGTTGGCGTTAACTCCGGCATCATGGATCAGTTCGCTGTAGCCAACGGCAAGCGTGACCACGCAATCCTGCTGATGTGTGACACACTGGAATACAGCCTGGTTCCATTTGCAACCGGAGCCTACAAGCTGGTAATTGGTAATACGAACAAAAAGAGAGGTCTTGTAGACTCCAAATATAACGAGCGCCGCAGCCAATGTGAAGAAGCGCTGGCAATCCTGAAGCAGGAAGTGCCTTCCCTGTCGTATCTGGCAGAGATGAAGCCGGAGGAGTTCGAGCTTCATCAGCACAAAATCGCCGACGAGACTGTACGGCGCCGGGCCCGCCACGTTGTGGAAGAAAACCAGCGTGTGCTTGACTCTGTAGAAGTGCTGAAGAACAACGATCTGAAGCAGTTCGGGCTGTTCATGAACGACTCCCACGTGTCGCTGCGCGACCTGTACGAAGTAAGCTGCGAAGAGCTGGATGTAATGGTAGAGGAAGCACAGCGCATTCCAGGCACACTGGGCTCCCGGATGACCGGTGCGGGCTTTGGCGGATGTACAGTATCACTGGTTCATGAAGATGATGTCGAACGCTTCATCCGCGAGGTAGGCGAAGCTTATAAAGCAAGAACCGGCCTGACCGGCGAATTTTATGTATGCGGCATCGGCAATGGTGTAGAAGAACTGGAAGGAGTGAAGTAAGATGGCAATTTTAGTAACAGGCGGAGCAGGGTATATCGGATCCCACACGGTAGCGGAGCTGCTGGACCGGGGCGAAGAGGTTGTAGTGATCGACAATCTGCTGACAGGGCACCGTGAGGCGCTGCTGGGCGGCAAGCTTTATGAAGGCGATCTGCGTGACAAAGAGCTGCTGGCAAAGCTTTTCTCCGAAAATAAAATTGAAGCGGTCATCCATTTCGCAGCCAGCTCCCTTGTCGGCGAGAGCATGAAAGACCCTGTTAAATACTACGACAATAACGTGTACGGTACGCAGTGTCTTCTGGAAGCCATGCAGCATGCCGGTGTAGACAAAATCGTCTTCTCCTCCACAGCGGCAACCTACGGCGAACCTGAGAAGGTGCCGATTGAAGAAAGCGACCGCACCGAGCCGGCAAATGTCTACGGTGAAACCAAGCTGACCATGGAGCGCATGATGGCCTGGTTCGACAAGGTGCTGGGCATCAAGTATGTGGCCCTCCGCTACTTCAACGCAGCCGGCGCACATGCCAGCGGCAAGATCGGTGAAGACCACCGTCCGGAGAGCCATCTCGTTCCGCTGGTGCTGCAGACCGCCCTTGGACAGCGCGAAAGCATCGCCGTGTTCGGAGATGACTATCCGACAGAGGACGGAACCTGTGTCCGTGACTATATCCATGTCAGCGATCTGGCAGACGCCCATATCCGCGCGGTAACCTACCTGCGCAGCGGCAGTGCCAGCAATGTCTTCAACCTCGGCAACGGACTGGGCTTCTCGGTGAAACAGGTTATTGAATCGGCCCGCAAGGTGACCGGCCGGGACATTCCGGTTGTAATCCAGGAACGCCGCGCTGGTGACCCGGCAGTGCTGGTGGCTTCCTCGGCCAAAGCGCGGTCGGTGCTTGGCTGGAATCCGCAGAAGGCAGACATTGAAGAAATTATCCAGAGCGCCTGGAACTGGCATTCCGCCAATCCGCAAGGCTACGGAGAATAATACAGACAAGAGGCTACACCTGAATAAGGAGAATGGAGAGTTAACATGTCTAACGATAATACTGCCGCTCCCGCCGCAGAGGAGGCACTGTATGCCATCGAACAGCTTGTCCTGTTCGCACAGCACCAGCAGCTGATCCAGCCGGCGGATGTGGATTACAGCCGCAACGAGCTGCTGGACCAGTTTGGCTTCAGCGAGCCGTATGCCGGAGCATTCAGCGAAGCTCCGCTGGAAAGTCCGCAGGCTCCGCTTGATGCACTGATTGACTACGGGTTCACTATCGGCCTTATCCCTGAGAACACCGACACGTACCGCGACCTGCTGGATGCTAAAATCATGGGTCTGCTGATGGCCCGGCCGTCGGAGGTCAATGCCGAGTTCATGAGCCTTGCCGCCGAGCAGGGGATTGCAGCGGCTACTGACCGCTTCTACAAGCTCAGCATTGATTCCAACTATATCCGGATGGACCGCGTCGCCAAGAACGTCTACTGGCTGCAGGATTCGCCGTACGGCGATATCGAGATGACGATCAACCTGTCCAAGCCGGAGAAAAGTCCGAAGGAAATCGCGATGGCCCGGCTGCTTCCGCCGCCGGTCTATCCGAAATGCCAGCTATGCCGCGAGAATGTCGGCTATGCCGGCCGGGTCAACCACCCGCCGCGCCAGAACCTGCGTATCATTCCGCTTGAGCTGAACAAGGAAAAATGGTTCTTCCAGTACTCGCCTTACGTTTACTACAATGAGCACTGCATTGTGTTCCATCACGATCATGTGCCGATGAAGCTGACGAAGGATACGCTGAAGCGGCTGCTCTCTTTTGTAGAGTCGTTCCCGCATTACTTCATCGGCTCCAATGCCGATCTGCCGATTGTCGGCGGGTCCATTCTGACCCACGACCATTTCCAGGGCGGACGTCATACGTTCCCGATCCAGAAAGCGCCTAAAGAGGACAGCTACACTCATCCTGCTTATCCCGGCGTGAGCCTGAGCATCGTGAAATGGCCGATGTCTGTGCTGCGCCTCAGCGGCAATGATCCTGCTGTGCTGCTGGAATGCGGAAATGCACTGTACGAGGCCTGGAAGGGCTATAGCGATCCTGAAGCCGATGTACTGGCATTCAGCGATGTTGAAGGTGTGCAGACACCGCACAACACCGTTACGCCTATCGTGCGCCGGTCGGAAGACGGCGGCTTCGAGATGGATCTGGTGCTGCGCAACAACCGGACCAGCGAGGAGTATCCGGAAGGAATCTTCCATCCGCACCGCGAAATGCACCATATCAAGAAGGAGAACATCGGCCTGATTGAGGTTATGGGTCTGGCGATTCTTCCGGGACGCCTGAAAGAAGAGCTTGATGCTGTGGCCGGTATTCTGGCCGGTGATCAGGCGCTGCTTGAAGCGGTCAAGGCAGAGGAAGGGCATGCGCTCGCGCTTCATGCTTTCTGGATTGATGAGCTGGTGGAACGCTTCGGCACAGGGCTTGCCCGTGAAGAAGCAGTCAAGACCGTCCAGAATGAAGTGGGTATCAAGTTCACGCATATTTTGGAGCATGCCGGAGTGTACAAACGGACACCTGAAGGCCAGGCGGCTTTCCGCCGGTTTGTTCAGAGCTTTGGCGCACTATAAAAATAAGCTTACGGGAATGTCCCGGCCTCTTACGGCCCGGGGCATTTCTTTATCCTGCCCAGGGAGGGAAATGATCCCAGAACCGATTTGTATGCGGCCTGCCGGAGGTCTATAATAT contains these protein-coding regions:
- a CDS encoding AraC family transcriptional regulator is translated as MEHTYSVGSNPVYYDKQNLHVLFAGESQTLPVHQAGPKIYDYYLLHFIESGYGLFTTEHRKYALGPGDCFLIHPGQLVSYVSDGQQPWRYRWAAFTGADADGLVLQAGFAPQQPVLGTAEGTVIPGALSGMMQVFYANKESAHLTSLGYLYLVLGEATERHLSASRLPGAESQIKRTVKQMIHYMASQYAHPVSIEQMCGSLGYNRAYLSRIFKQETGLSPVTYLLKLRIEKSRQLLRERPELSVEQVAASVGLTDALYFSRQFKRFCAQSPTAYRLTTARHGEK
- a CDS encoding UDP-glucose--hexose-1-phosphate uridylyltransferase, giving the protein MSNDNTAAPAAEEALYAIEQLVLFAQHQQLIQPADVDYSRNELLDQFGFSEPYAGAFSEAPLESPQAPLDALIDYGFTIGLIPENTDTYRDLLDAKIMGLLMARPSEVNAEFMSLAAEQGIAAATDRFYKLSIDSNYIRMDRVAKNVYWLQDSPYGDIEMTINLSKPEKSPKEIAMARLLPPPVYPKCQLCRENVGYAGRVNHPPRQNLRIIPLELNKEKWFFQYSPYVYYNEHCIVFHHDHVPMKLTKDTLKRLLSFVESFPHYFIGSNADLPIVGGSILTHDHFQGGRHTFPIQKAPKEDSYTHPAYPGVSLSIVKWPMSVLRLSGNDPAVLLECGNALYEAWKGYSDPEADVLAFSDVEGVQTPHNTVTPIVRRSEDGGFEMDLVLRNNRTSEEYPEGIFHPHREMHHIKKENIGLIEVMGLAILPGRLKEELDAVAGILAGDQALLEAVKAEEGHALALHAFWIDELVERFGTGLAREEAVKTVQNEVGIKFTHILEHAGVYKRTPEGQAAFRRFVQSFGAL
- the galE gene encoding UDP-glucose 4-epimerase GalE, encoding MAILVTGGAGYIGSHTVAELLDRGEEVVVIDNLLTGHREALLGGKLYEGDLRDKELLAKLFSENKIEAVIHFAASSLVGESMKDPVKYYDNNVYGTQCLLEAMQHAGVDKIVFSSTAATYGEPEKVPIEESDRTEPANVYGETKLTMERMMAWFDKVLGIKYVALRYFNAAGAHASGKIGEDHRPESHLVPLVLQTALGQRESIAVFGDDYPTEDGTCVRDYIHVSDLADAHIRAVTYLRSGSASNVFNLGNGLGFSVKQVIESARKVTGRDIPVVIQERRAGDPAVLVASSAKARSVLGWNPQKADIEEIIQSAWNWHSANPQGYGE
- a CDS encoding galactokinase, with the translated sequence MSIQELNSKFIEQYGESTEEARVFYAPGRVNLIGEHLDYNGGYVFPAALDFGTTLIVRPRSDSKVQFASTNFPYTASIDYSEIGKAKTGEWVDYPVGVLVELAKKDLPLSGGYDLLFHGEIPNGSGLSSSASIEVVTGYAFLSLLGGDTDTVEIALLSQRAENQYVGVNSGIMDQFAVANGKRDHAILLMCDTLEYSLVPFATGAYKLVIGNTNKKRGLVDSKYNERRSQCEEALAILKQEVPSLSYLAEMKPEEFELHQHKIADETVRRRARHVVEENQRVLDSVEVLKNNDLKQFGLFMNDSHVSLRDLYEVSCEELDVMVEEAQRIPGTLGSRMTGAGFGGCTVSLVHEDDVERFIREVGEAYKARTGLTGEFYVCGIGNGVEELEGVK